GATTCTGAGAGTTTGGAGAATGTTATTAGCTCAGAACCATCTTCAAAAACAATGCTCACGGAGTATTTTCGGATGAACTCTATTGATAGTTATGCTAGAAATTTCTTATATAAGGAGTTTCCTGAATTTTATATATGGAAAAAGAACAAGACGTGGAGGCGTCGGACAAAAAGAATTCAAATAGGAAGACTTGTGGCTGCTCACCCTGCAGAAGGAGAGCGCTATTACCTAAGAATATTGCTAAACCATGTGAGGGGTGCTACATCTTTTGTTGATCTACGTACTGTTGAAGGTGTTGTTTTCTCCACATTTAGAGAAGCTGCTGAGAGAAGGGGTCTCATTGAAAAGGATGATAGCATTTCTGATAGTCTTACTGAAGCTGCAACATTTCAAATGCCTTATGCACTTAGAAGGCTTTTTGCTACAGTTTTGGCATTCTGTGAGGTAACGAATGTTCGTGCATTATGGGACAAGCACTTTGAAGCCATGTCTGAAGATTTTCGTATGGAAGGTATAGGAAATGAGGCAATTGAACAAATGGTGCTCAAAGATATCGGAGATCTGCTATATTCGATGGGGAAGGACATCATGACTTTTGATCTTCCAGATTTATTGAATACTGGTGATTTGAAAAACTTAGGGCGGAGAGAACTAGCTGAAGAGATATCTGTTGCAGTTGATAAAGAAGATTTGGAGTTGCAGGCAACATTAAACGATGAACAAAGGCTTGCTTTTGATGAAATACTAGATCATGTTTTACACAACAAGAGCAAGGTCTTTTTCATCGATGGTCCAGGTGGTACAGGAAAGAcgtatctttataaagctttattGGCTAAGGTGCGTTCCTTAGGTCTAATAGCAATTGCAACAGCAACATCTGGTATTGCAGCTTCTATATTGCCTGGTGGTAGGACTGCCCATTCTAGATTTAAAATACCAATAAGTATTCAAGAAGATACTGTTTGCAACTTCAGTAAACAGAGTGGGACAGCAGAATTACTTCGCCGGGCATCTTTAATAATTTGGGACGAAGTCACCATGACAAAGCGACAAGCTGTTGAGGCACTTGATAGATCCTTACAAGATATTACTGGTTGTAGATCACAATTTGGAGGAAAGGTAATAGTGTTTGGAGGAGATTTCAGACAAGTCCTTCCTGTAGTGAGGCGTGGCACTAGGGCACAAATTGTTAATGCTTGTCTTAAAAAATCGTATCTATGGAAAGATATAAAACAAATAAAATTACATCGCAACATGAGAGCACAATCTGATCCATGGTTCTCTGACTTTCTCTTGAGAATTGGAAATGGTACCGAAGAATCAATTGGTGAAGATTATGTGCGCCTACCTGAAGATATAGTTATTGGTTACACTGATGCAGATGCATCGGTTAGTAAGTTAGTCAACGATATCTTCCCTGGACTTGACCAGTATGGAAGATTTCCATCCTATATAAGTGCCCGTGCCATTATTTCCACTAAGAATGAATATGTGGATGAAATAAATACGCTGCTAATAAATCGATTTCCTGGGGAAGAAAAGGTCTACTACAGTTTTGATTCAGCAGTGGATGATACACAGAATCACTACCAACCCGAATTCCTGAACTCTCTAACACCTAATGGCTTGCCTCCACATGTTCTCAAGTTGAAGATCAACTGCCCAGTAATCTTGCTTCGAAATTTGGATCCGTCTAATGGATTATGCAATGGCACAAGACTTATTATTAAGGCATTTCAAGATAATTCTATTGATGCAGAAATTATTGGAGGACAACATGCTGGAAAGCGCGTATTCCTTCCAAGAATTCCTTTATACCCATCTGAAGATGATGTCTTCCCCTTTAAATTTAAAAGAAAACAATTTCCAATTCGTCTTAGTTTTGCTATGACAATTAATAAAGCTCAGGGCCAAACCATTCCAAATGTTGGCATCTTCCTTCCCGAGAATGTGTTTTCTCATGGTCAGTTATATGTTGCTTTGTCAAGAGGGATATCAAGGCAAACAACAAGAATACTTGCCAAGCCAAACAAGGATATTGACTCATCAGGCAAAAGTACCAAAAATATTGTCTATAAGGAGGTATTGATGGTACGATAAATTTGAATTATGAATCAGTGCCTTTTGTTTCATGTATGATACCACTTTGCATTCAGGCCTAATACATAGGTATGTTGATCACTGGCTACTATTTTATATATGTTAAAAATATGTTTTTCAATCATGCAGCTAAAAGCGATGctctttttcctttttcaggAAGTAGCATGTTTTTTTGGCAGCACTATAGTCCCGTTGCATGCAAAACCATGGCGCAACTACAGGTACTTCTTTGTTTTCTTCAATATAGTACTGGAACATGGTTCTTCATACTCTCTAGATTAATGTTATGATGATTTTTTTTACTAAGGAGAGAGATATATATTTTGTAGATTTAAAAGATGATCCTTGTTCTTTTATGACTAGAGTGGATTATTTGATTTATGAATCTTGAGTGTGATTAACTAATTTTGTTGTAATTTTAGATGCTTGTAGGTTCTTACAAAAACTATGCTGAAGGTTGCGTTCTGTTTGGTATTGTATAAGATGTCATTTAATACTCCGTCTCATAGAAGAAAGCATTTTGTATTAATAAATGAATTTCTCATGTCTTAAACTTTCTTTTGCAGGGGAATTTGGAACCATGTGCATGTTCTGAACGCGAATAACCTAAAGTGAAGGCCTATGATAGCCCTGTGTGTCCATGTTTCCGATCTTCACTTCTTtttgaggaacaccaaatttagtTCAGATCCTATGAAACATGAAGTGATGTACTTATGAATCAGCTTTGTTAAGACAATATGGATATCAGCTCAACTAACAGCTTTTTATAAGCATACTAAGTTAAAACGTTGTCGTCATATTTGGCGCAACATATGATAGACGCTGTCAATGTATCCCGTAATATTTTCACACAATATTTCATTAGTTTGTAACTATGTGTATTTTTTTGAGTTCTAAAAGTCCCATGTATTTTTGTTATGTTGCCTTGTTTGGTTGgggacgtgcaaagcacgtgctcttTACtagtgttgcttcagttgcctagacagatatgagatcaccttgccttcttgcatcagcacacatccaaaaccaatcttggaagcgtcacagtacacgtcaaatggcttggtgatgtccggcatgatcaaaattggggctgtggttaacttTGTCTTGAGCttctgaaagctctcttcacatttgtcagtccattcgaacttcttgtccttcttcaacagttgagtcattggtcttgctatgcttgagAATCCCTCAACAAATctacggtagtatccggctaatccgaggaaagcacggacttcagtctgagtggttggggctgtcCATTCTGCAACGGTCTTGatctttgcggggtcaacggcaattcctcctgcagacaatatgtgtcccaggaatcctacttccttcaaccaaaactcacacttgctgaacttggcatacaacttgtgctgtctaagggtttctaggatgatctccaggtgttgctcatgttcctcctcggacttggagtagattaggatgtcatcgatgaaaacaacaacaaacttgtccaggaagttcatgaagatcttattcatgaggttcatgaagtaagcgggggcattggtcaatccaaatgacatgacgttgtactcatacaacccatatctggtggtgaatgcagtcttggggatatccgttgcacggatcttcagctgatgataacctgtcctaagatcaatcttagagaatacggtggcaccggtcaactggtcaaacaggtcttctatctttggcaagggatatttgttcttgatggtgacatcgttaagcttgcggtaatccgtacatatacggttggcaccgtccttcttatccacaaacaaaactggcgatctccagggtgatgcacttggttgaatcaaacctttggctagcatatcatccagttgcttcttcagctccactagctctgccgggtgatacgtctcaaacgtatctataatttcttatgttccatgctacttttatgatgatactcacatgttttatacacattatatgtcattattatgcattttccggcaccaacctattgacgagatgccgaagagccagttgctattttctgctgtttttggtttcagaaatcctagtaaggaaatattctcggaattggacgaaatcaacgcccaggggcctatttgtccacgaagcttccagaagtccgaagaggagacgaagtggggccacgaggtggccacacaacagggcggcgcggcccaggtgctggccgcgcggccctagcgtgtgggcccctcgtgacgccccctgacctacccttccgcctacttaaagcctccgtcgcgaaacccccagtaccgagagccacgatacggaaaaccttccagagacgcagccgccgccaatcccatctcgggggattcaggagatcgcctccggcaccctgccggagaggggaatcatctcccggaggactcttcatcgccatgatcgcctccggattgatgtgtgagtagttcacccctggaccatgggtccatagcagtagctagttggtcgtcttctcctaattgtgctatcatgctcgatcttgtgagctgcctatcatgatcaagatcgtttctttgtaatcctacatgttgtgtttgttgggatccgatggatattgaatactatgtcaagttgattatcaatctatcatatatgttgtttatattcttgcatgctctctgttgctagtagaggctctggccaagttgatacttgtgactccaagagggagtatttatgctcgatagtgggttcatgcctccattaaatctgggacaaaggatgagaaagttctaaggttgtggatgtgctgttgccactagggataaaacatcgatgctttgtctaaggatatttgtgttgattacattacgcaccatacttaatgcaattgtctgttgcttgcaacttaataccggaaggggttcggatgataacctgaaagtggactttttaggcatagatgcatgctggatggcggtctatgtactttgtcgtaatgccctgattaaatctcatagtactcatcatgatatatgtatgtgcattgttatgccttcattatttgtcaattgcccaactgtaatttgttcacccaacatgctatttatcttatgggagagacaccgctagtgaactgtggaccccggtctattctttacatctgaaatacaatctagtgcaatacttgttctttactgttcttcgcaaacaatcatcttccacacaatacggttaatcctttgttcacagcaagccggtgagattgacaacctcactgttacgttggggcaaagtactttggttgtgttgtgcaggttccacgttggcgccggaatccctggtgttgcgccgcactatacttcgccgccatcaaccttcaacgtgcttcttggctcctcctggttcgataaaccttggtttctttctgagggaaaacttgctactgtctgcatcacaccttcctcttggggttcccaacggacgtgtgtcaattgcacgcatcaagctctttttctggcaccgttgccggggagatcaagacacgctgcaaggggagtctccacttccaatctctttactttgtttttgtcttgctttattttatttactactttgtttgctgcacttaaacaaaacacacaaaaaattagttgctagctttactttatttactgtcttgctctccatattaaaaacacaaaaaaattagttacttgcatttactttatttagtttgctttatttactactgttaaaatgaatacccctgaaaatactaagttgtgtgacttcacaaacactaataataatgatttcctatgcacacctattgctccacctgctactacagcagaattctttgaaattaaacctgctttactgaatcttgttatgagaaagcaattttctagtgttagttctgatgatgctgctgcccatcttaataattttgttgaattatgtgaaatgcaaaagtataaggatgtagatggtgatattataaaatttaaattgtttcctttctcattaagaggaagagctaaagattggttgctatctctacctaagaatagtattgattcatggactaaatgtaaggatgcttttattggtagatattatcctcccgctaaaattatatctttgagaagtagcataatgaattttaagcaattagataatgaacatgttgctcaagcatgggagagaatgaaatctttggtaaagaattgcccaacccatggactgactacttggatgatcatccaaactttctatgcaggactgaatttttcttcacggaacctattggattcagctgctggaggtacctttatgtccatcactttgggggcggcgacaaagcttcttgatgatatgatgataaattactctgaatgacacacggaaagagctccacaaggtaagaaggtaaattctgttgaagaaacctcctccttgagtgataagattgatgtgattatgtctatgcttgtgaatggtagatctaatgttgatccaaataatgttcctttagcttcattggttgctcaagaagaaaatgctgatgtgaatttcattaaaaataataatttcaacaacaatgcttataggaacaattctggtagcaactataggccatatatttctgctaatggtaatggttatggtaattcttatgggaattcttacaacaataataggagtgtaccccctggtcttgaatccatgcttaaagaatttattagtacacaaactgcttttaacaaatctgttgaggaaaagcttgataaaattgatattcttgcttctaaggttgatagacttgcctctgatgttgatcttttaaaactgaaagttatgcctaataaggtcattgataataagattgctactacagcaaatgccatccaagttataattaattAGAATATaaaattaatggctgaattgcgtgctaggtgggatagagaagaaaatgaaaaactagctaaagagaataatgtagctaaagtttggactattaccaccactagtaatgataatgattcacatgttgctacacctcctactatcaatggtaaaataattggtgttggcaatgtttctactcctagtgcaaagcgtacagaactgcctgaaattgctaaaactgctgaaactgcttgtgataaaactgctgaaattttttccaacattggggacaatgatcccattgctgtagctcataatggtttagattttgatgattgtaacatctctgaagttataaagttcttacaaaaacttgctagaagtcccaatgctagtgctataaatttggcctttacaaaacatattacaaatgctctcataaaagctagagaggataaactaaaacttgaaacttctattcctaggaagttagaagatggttgggagcccatcattaagatgagggtcaatgattttgattgtaatgctctatgtgatcttggtgcaagtatttctgttatgcctaagaaaatttatgatatgcttgacttgccaccattgaaaaattgttatttggatgttaatcttgctgataatgttaaaaagaaaccattggggaggattgataatgttcgtattatggttaacaataaccttgtccccattgattttgttgtcttggatattgaatgcaatgcatcttgtcccattatattgggaagaccttttcttcgaactgttggtgctaccattgatatgaaggaaggtaatattaaatatcaatttcctctcaagaaaggtatggaacacttccctagaaaaagaatgaagttaccttatgattctattattagaacaaattatgatgtcgatgcttcatctcttgataacacttgattcacactttctgcgcctagctgaaaggcgttaaagaaaagcgcttatgggagacaacccatgtttttactacagtacctttgttttatatttgagtcttggaagttgttactactgtagcaacctctccttatctttattttattgcattgttgtgccaagtaaagtctttgatagtaaagtcaatactagatttggattac
This region of Lolium perenne isolate Kyuss_39 chromosome 2, Kyuss_2.0, whole genome shotgun sequence genomic DNA includes:
- the LOC127328806 gene encoding uncharacterized protein — protein: MVYGKSDNPQYIKAYHGCYDPLSYPLFFPRGEVGWNLNIAKKRANAIARNEEDDLDGDGLDCNSGSFVSPREYYCFKLQVRAREFNILLFGKRLTQQYIVDMYIKIESIRLAFYLKPANQNLIRADLYQGLVDSVIAGETRACMIGKRIVLPASFIGGPRDMRRRYLNAMALVQRFGKPDLFLTMTCNPSWEEIAKELAPGQTPQDRPDLVARVFRAKLEDLKNLIFKKKFFGEVAAHVHVIEFQKRGLPHAHFLIILKSDYKINNPDQYDQIISAEIPDKDKYPVLHDLVIKHMMHGPCGVLNCKNSCMQNGECKYHYPREFSEVTLQGKDSYPIYRRRDNGCQVRIRGAVLDNRWVVPYNPYLLMRYNCHINIEVCSSIKAVKYLFKYIYKGHDRASFIVEAAGDKVVNEIRDYRDARFISPPEAVWRIYSFNLSEMSPPVLQLQVHLPNMHIVRYKDSESLENVISSEPSSKTMLTEYFRMNSIDSYARNFLYKEFPEFYIWKKNKTWRRRTKRIQIGRLVAAHPAEGERYYLRILLNHVRGATSFVDLRTVEGVVFSTFREAAERRGLIEKDDSISDSLTEAATFQMPYALRRLFATVLAFCEVTNVRALWDKHFEAMSEDFRMEGIGNEAIEQMVLKDIGDLLYSMGKDIMTFDLPDLLNTGDLKNLGRRELAEEISVAVDKEDLELQATLNDEQRLAFDEILDHVLHNKSKVFFIDGPGGTGKTYLYKALLAKVRSLGLIAIATATSGIAASILPGGRTAHSRFKIPISIQEDTVCNFSKQSGTAELLRRASLIIWDEVTMTKRQAVEALDRSLQDITGCRSQFGGKVIVFGGDFRQVLPVVRRGTRAQIVNACLKKSYLWKDIKQIKLHRNMRAQSDPWFSDFLLRIGNGTEESIGEDYVRLPEDIVIGYTDADASVSKLVNDIFPGLDQYGRFPSYISARAIISTKNEYVDEINTLLINRFPGEEKVYYSFDSAVDDTQNHYQPEFLNSLTPNGLPPHVLKLKINCPVILLRNLDPSNGLCNGTRLIIKAFQDNSIDAEIIGGQHAGKRVFLPRIPLYPSEDDVFPFKFKRKQFPIRLSFAMTINKAQGQTIPNVGIFLPENVFSHGQLYVALSRGISRQTTRILAKPNKDIDSSGKSTKNIVYKEVLMVR